Proteins encoded within one genomic window of Salvelinus fontinalis isolate EN_2023a unplaced genomic scaffold, ASM2944872v1 scaffold_0465, whole genome shotgun sequence:
- the LOC129846172 gene encoding beta-1,3-N-acetylglucosaminyltransferase manic fringe-like, with protein sequence MHRRRMLRALPVFIFMFFIVLIVDFQLRTRNLHKLNSIHNPFGGDLLRSIQEAPLSPAKEPPKPAKFPRQPAAVSTMNQTVGGLQAEIQRRRDKLRALEQRRVFVTPSLLRLTDIFLAVKSTGRFHGTRLSLLLETWISKTKEHTFIFTDTEDEDIKSRGYNLIVTDCPSDHSHQALSCKMSAEYDHFMASDKKWLCHVDDDNYVNPGALLSLLSAFPQDGDVYVGKPSLDHPIKAHELLDGNKTKEVQFWFATGGAGFCLSRRLAEKMAPWASGPRFEQTSAVIRLPDDCTVGFIVERRLGISMVHSSMFHSHLENLLLLTPSNIPLQVTLSYGLFENKMNSVELNRLFSKEDDPSRFKTVHCLLYPLTSWCP encoded by the exons ATGCACAGACGGAGGATGCTTCGGGCACTCCCTGTTTTTATATTCATGTTCTTCATCGTTTTAATCGTGGACTTTCAACTAAGGACGCGGAATCTCCACAAACTCAATTCTATTCACAATCCGTTCGGGGGAGACTTACTGCGCTCGATTCAAGAGGCGCCTCTCTCCCCGGCAAAGGAGCCACCAAAGCCGGCCAAGTTTCCTCGACAACCTGCCGCTGTCTCTACTATGAACCAGACTGTTGGTGGCTTACAAGCTGAGatacagagaaggagagacaagTTGAGGGCTTTGGAACAGAGAAGGGTTTTCGTCACTCCATCCCTGTTGAGGTTAACGGACATCTTCCTCGCGGTGAAGAGCACCGGGAGGTTCCACGGCACGCGCCTATCTCTTCTCCTCGAGACGTGGATCTCCAAGACCAAGGAGCAC ACGTTCATCTTTACAGACACAGAGGATGAAGACATCAAGTCCAGAG GTTACAATTTGATTGTGACAGATTGTCCGTCTGACCACAGTCACCAGGCTCTGTCCTGTAAGATGTCTGCTGAATATGACCACTTCATGGCCTCCGATAAGAA gtggcTGTGTCATGTTGACGATGATAACTACGTGAATCCTGGAGCTCTTCTCTCCCTGCTCTCAGCCTTCCCCCAAGACGGGGATGTCTACGTGGGCAAGCCCAGCCTCGACCACCCCATCAAGGCCCATGAACTACTGGATGGCAACAAGACA AAAGAAGTGCAGTTCTGGTTTGCCACGGGAGGAGCAGGCTTCTGTCTGAGTCGCAGACTAGCTGAGAAGATGGCTCCATGGGCTAG TGGTCCCAGGTTTGAGCAGACGTCAGCAGTGATCCGTCTGCCAGATGACTGTACAGTAGGCTTCATCGTAGAGAGAAGACTGGGGATATCCATGGTCCACAGTTCAATGTTCCACTCTCACCTGGAGAACCTGCTACTGCTGACGCCCAGCAATATACCTCTacag GTGACTCTTAGTTATGGGCTGTTTGAGAACAAGATGAACAGTGTGGAGCTGAATAGACTCTTCTCCAAGGAGGATGATCCCTCCAG GTTTAAGACGGTCCACTGTCTACTCTATCCACTGACCAGCTGGTGCCCTTGA